The Streptomyces sp. RKAG293 genome includes a region encoding these proteins:
- a CDS encoding MbtH family protein — translation MSTPFEDPDATYLALVNDEGQYSVWPAANDVPAGWRIVLEESGRQACLDHVEAHWTDMRPVSLRAAMGGQPGE, via the coding sequence TTGAGCACACCGTTCGAGGACCCGGACGCCACCTATCTGGCACTGGTCAACGACGAGGGCCAGTACTCCGTGTGGCCGGCCGCCAACGACGTGCCCGCCGGCTGGCGGATCGTCCTGGAGGAGAGCGGCCGGCAGGCCTGTCTTGACCACGTCGAGGCGCACTGGACGGACATGCGGCCGGTGAGCCTACGCGCCGCCATGGGCGGGCAGCCGGGCGAGTGA
- a CDS encoding LuxR family transcriptional regulator, giving the protein MVLIDREAELALLDTALAGCMAGHARIVLVEGAVGCGKSELADTVAESAEKAGAVVLRAMGSAAERALPLAVLGQLVNSAPPGTLPEPAQNQGPSRIEAMQAFSDAVHDLSTRTPVVICVDDLHLVDDLSCRYLLQLARRARNARILLVLTEPVHERSDDPVFGTELLRQPNFTRVRLERLGRYAVAEVLAQGLDGQPDTAGDERLADHAGHFWTVSGGNPLLLRALVEEYRVARRNSPAGAIPEPEAGGAFTQAVLACLYRCGPRTTQLAEALAVLGRTGTAELAAQLLGITTPAAVQGVAALNAAGILESFRFRHPAVRRSLLDRMDPAARTGLHRRAARLAHQYGMPASAVAGQLLAAQHADEDWAVPVLRAAAEQLLADGKAVPAAACLELAYQGCTDDEQRAEFRTRLAAVTWRTNPGAAERHLSEPLDALRADRLAPARMGPLARLLAAQGRIDEAGDVLARLATATGDTGRRPDPQHGTAPVSSLGSALGSRPGGQLPGHRDDPLDGLSAFPRWAGGRTRAAGSPPSTAAHSSVNAATVAVAPAALWAIPDGVQDGTAAEDAELFLRGTTLAAATVEPIVQALRVLLHLGGAQRAVHWSQVIGEEAARREAPGWQALFTSLWAEALLRQGDLQGAEERAALALKLVPERGGSVFLCGVAATLVRARTAMGHYDAAARVLSQPVPEGLAGSFHGLAYLRARGQYHLATSRYHAALGDFLDIGRRTKRWGLDRPLLLPWRTDAAEALLQLGEAHQAERFVTDQLATRDAANPWVSGISLRLRAATREPRERQILLAKSVDELRRSGDRYELARSMAELGQVLKELGEPTRANMVNRRAWHLAQECGAEALREKTLPGHSAAGGVPEDPAPVAAYADLEAKLSDSEKRVAMLAVHGHTNREIAMKLYITVSTVEQHLTRVYRKLSISSRQELPVDLQLSVTEMA; this is encoded by the coding sequence ATGGTGCTGATCGACCGTGAGGCGGAACTGGCGCTACTGGATACGGCCTTGGCCGGATGTATGGCGGGACATGCCCGGATCGTGCTGGTCGAAGGCGCGGTCGGCTGCGGGAAGAGCGAACTCGCCGACACCGTCGCCGAGTCGGCCGAGAAGGCCGGCGCCGTCGTGCTGCGCGCGATGGGATCCGCGGCGGAACGGGCCCTGCCACTGGCGGTGCTGGGGCAGCTCGTCAACAGCGCGCCGCCCGGGACACTCCCGGAACCGGCGCAGAACCAGGGCCCGTCGAGGATCGAGGCCATGCAGGCGTTCAGCGACGCCGTCCATGACCTCAGTACGCGGACACCGGTGGTGATCTGCGTCGACGACCTGCATCTGGTGGACGACCTGTCCTGCCGCTATCTGCTGCAACTGGCCCGCAGGGCCCGCAACGCCAGGATCCTGCTGGTGCTGACCGAACCGGTGCACGAGCGCAGCGACGACCCGGTGTTCGGCACCGAGCTGCTGCGGCAGCCCAACTTCACCCGGGTCCGGCTGGAGCGGCTCGGCCGGTACGCCGTCGCCGAGGTGCTCGCCCAGGGTCTCGACGGGCAGCCGGACACGGCGGGGGACGAGCGGCTCGCCGACCACGCCGGCCACTTCTGGACCGTCAGCGGCGGCAACCCGCTGCTGCTGCGCGCCCTCGTCGAGGAGTACCGGGTCGCCCGGCGCAACTCCCCGGCGGGCGCGATCCCGGAGCCGGAGGCGGGCGGCGCGTTCACCCAGGCCGTCCTGGCCTGCCTGTACCGCTGCGGGCCGCGGACCACCCAGCTGGCCGAGGCGCTGGCCGTGCTGGGCAGGACCGGCACCGCGGAACTGGCGGCGCAGCTGCTGGGCATCACCACTCCCGCGGCGGTCCAGGGGGTCGCCGCGCTGAACGCCGCCGGGATCCTGGAGAGCTTCCGCTTCCGGCACCCCGCGGTGCGCCGCTCGCTCCTCGACCGGATGGATCCGGCCGCCCGCACCGGACTGCACCGGCGGGCCGCCAGGCTGGCGCACCAGTACGGCATGCCCGCGTCGGCCGTCGCCGGCCAGCTGCTCGCCGCGCAGCACGCGGACGAGGACTGGGCGGTGCCGGTCCTGCGGGCGGCGGCCGAGCAGCTGCTCGCCGACGGCAAGGCCGTACCGGCCGCCGCCTGCCTGGAGCTGGCGTACCAGGGCTGCACCGACGACGAACAGCGCGCCGAGTTCCGCACCCGGCTGGCCGCCGTGACCTGGCGGACCAACCCGGGCGCCGCCGAACGGCATCTCAGCGAACCGCTGGACGCGCTGCGCGCCGACCGGCTCGCCCCGGCCCGGATGGGCCCGCTGGCCCGGCTGCTGGCCGCCCAGGGGCGGATCGACGAGGCCGGCGACGTACTCGCCCGGCTCGCGACCGCGACCGGCGACACGGGCCGGCGGCCCGACCCGCAGCACGGCACGGCACCGGTCTCGTCGCTGGGCTCCGCGCTCGGCAGCAGACCCGGCGGCCAGCTGCCGGGGCACCGGGACGATCCGCTGGACGGGCTGTCCGCCTTCCCGCGCTGGGCCGGCGGGCGGACCCGCGCCGCGGGCTCGCCGCCGTCCACCGCCGCGCACTCCAGCGTCAACGCCGCCACGGTGGCGGTCGCGCCGGCCGCCCTGTGGGCGATCCCGGACGGCGTGCAGGACGGCACGGCCGCCGAGGACGCCGAACTGTTCCTGCGCGGGACGACGCTCGCTGCCGCCACCGTGGAGCCGATCGTGCAGGCCCTGCGGGTCCTGCTGCACCTCGGGGGTGCGCAGCGGGCCGTGCACTGGAGCCAGGTCATCGGCGAGGAGGCCGCCCGCCGCGAAGCCCCGGGCTGGCAGGCGCTGTTCACCTCGCTGTGGGCCGAGGCCCTGCTGCGCCAGGGGGATCTGCAGGGCGCCGAGGAGCGGGCCGCGCTCGCCCTCAAGCTGGTGCCGGAACGCGGCGGCAGCGTCTTCCTGTGCGGGGTGGCGGCGACGCTGGTCCGCGCCCGCACCGCGATGGGCCACTACGACGCGGCCGCCCGGGTGCTCAGCCAGCCGGTCCCCGAGGGCCTGGCCGGCAGCTTCCACGGGCTTGCCTATCTGCGCGCCCGCGGCCAGTACCACCTGGCGACCAGCCGCTACCACGCGGCGCTCGGCGACTTCCTGGACATCGGCCGGCGCACCAAGCGCTGGGGTCTGGACCGGCCGCTGCTGCTGCCGTGGCGCACCGACGCGGCGGAGGCGCTGCTGCAGCTCGGCGAGGCGCACCAGGCGGAGCGCTTCGTGACCGACCAGCTCGCCACCCGCGACGCCGCCAACCCGTGGGTGTCCGGTATCTCGCTGCGGCTGCGCGCCGCGACGCGTGAGCCCAGGGAGCGGCAGATCCTGCTCGCGAAGTCCGTCGACGAACTGCGCCGGTCGGGCGACCGCTACGAGCTGGCCCGTTCCATGGCCGAACTCGGCCAGGTGCTGAAGGAACTGGGCGAGCCGACCCGCGCCAACATGGTCAACCGGCGGGCCTGGCACCTGGCGCAGGAGTGCGGGGCCGAGGCACTGCGCGAGAAGACCCTCCCGGGGCACAGCGCCGCGGGCGGGGTGCCGGAGGACCCGGCGCCGGTGGCGGCCTACGCGGACCTGGAGGCCAAGCTCAGCGACTCCGAGAAGCGGGTGGCGATGCTCGCGGTGCACGGGCACACCAACCGGGAGATCGCGATGAAGCTCTACATCACCGTCAGCACCGTCGAGCAGCACCTGACGCGGGTCTACCGCAAGCTCAGCATCAGCAGCCGGCAGGAGCTGCCGGTGGACCTTCAGCTCAGCGTCACCGAGATGGCGTGA
- a CDS encoding 4'-phosphopantetheinyl transferase superfamily protein produces the protein MIAQLLPTEVVAVDATLDPPEATLFPEEAEQIRNAVEKRRLEFTTARWCARRALAGLGLPAMPILPGLRGAPQWAPDVVGSMTHCNGYRAAAVARTSDMAAIGIDAEPNDTLPEGILESIALPQERGWVRQLMRTTPEVCWDRLLFSMKESVYKAWFPLTGRELDFEDALITVNPLARTFRARLLLPASALKEGDPTGFSGRWSAGGGVLVSAIAVPATVPATVGAQQNAPYQMLVGSAA, from the coding sequence ATGATCGCGCAGCTGCTTCCCACCGAGGTCGTCGCGGTGGACGCGACGCTGGACCCGCCCGAGGCGACCCTGTTCCCGGAGGAGGCGGAGCAGATCCGCAACGCGGTGGAGAAGCGGCGGCTGGAATTCACCACGGCGCGCTGGTGCGCCCGCCGCGCCCTGGCCGGGCTCGGCCTGCCGGCGATGCCGATACTCCCCGGCCTCCGCGGCGCGCCGCAGTGGGCCCCGGACGTGGTCGGCAGCATGACGCACTGCAACGGCTACCGTGCGGCGGCCGTGGCCCGTACCAGCGACATGGCGGCGATCGGGATCGACGCCGAGCCCAACGACACCCTCCCGGAGGGCATCCTGGAGTCCATCGCGCTCCCCCAGGAGCGCGGCTGGGTACGGCAGTTGATGCGGACGACCCCCGAGGTGTGCTGGGACCGGCTGCTGTTCAGCATGAAGGAGTCCGTCTACAAGGCCTGGTTCCCGCTCACCGGCCGGGAGCTGGACTTCGAGGACGCGCTCATCACCGTCAACCCGCTGGCGCGTACCTTCCGCGCGCGGCTGCTGCTGCCGGCGTCCGCCCTGAAAGAGGGGGACCCCACGGGTTTCAGCGGACGCTGGTCGGCGGGCGGTGGCGTACTGGTCAGTGCGATCGCGGTTCCGGCGACGGTTCCCGCGACGGTGGGGGCACAGCAGAACGCTCCCTACCAGATGCTGGTAGGGAGCGCTGCGTAA
- a CDS encoding LuxR C-terminal-related transcriptional regulator: MAGSGNSSSEFAELDDLSAAAYGAAVEFGRFDRADIAERLSLTTPEVDRVEHVLRLLHLLQPMPGDPDVLVPVGPDVAAADLVGSAEHQIRDLQQAVTDVRSKLLSLMPRYFEGRRMRNRLEAFDVISDKDTIQSMINHLTQQCRKELLTVQPGGARSSPSLASARQRALNTLDRGVRIRTIYQHTARSDLATRAYVRDISAEGAEVRTADELIDRMIIYDRETVFLPERKSASKTPGAAIVREPTLVAFLCAVFEHLWDGATPFNPDSQSTSSGTDDLRASIIRLMAKGYKDEMVARRLGMSVRTCRRHISEITEQLEATSRFQAGFNVALSGMLDQFGLKE; this comes from the coding sequence ATGGCCGGAAGCGGCAATTCCAGTTCGGAGTTCGCCGAGTTGGACGACTTGAGCGCTGCCGCTTACGGGGCCGCCGTCGAGTTCGGACGGTTCGACCGGGCGGACATCGCGGAGCGACTTTCGCTCACCACGCCCGAGGTCGACCGGGTGGAACACGTCCTGCGACTTCTGCACCTTCTGCAGCCGATGCCGGGTGATCCCGACGTGCTGGTTCCGGTGGGACCGGATGTCGCGGCCGCGGATCTGGTGGGATCCGCCGAGCATCAGATCCGGGATCTGCAGCAGGCCGTCACCGATGTGCGGTCGAAGCTGCTGTCGCTGATGCCGCGGTACTTCGAGGGACGCCGGATGCGCAACCGGCTGGAGGCCTTCGACGTCATCAGCGACAAGGACACCATCCAGTCGATGATCAACCACCTGACGCAGCAGTGCCGCAAGGAGCTGCTCACGGTGCAGCCCGGCGGCGCCCGCTCGTCACCGTCGCTGGCGTCGGCCCGGCAGCGCGCGCTGAACACGCTGGACCGGGGGGTGCGGATCCGCACCATCTACCAGCACACGGCCCGCAGCGACCTCGCCACCAGGGCGTATGTCCGGGACATCTCCGCCGAGGGCGCCGAGGTCCGCACCGCGGACGAACTCATCGACCGCATGATCATTTACGATCGGGAGACCGTCTTCCTGCCGGAGCGCAAGTCGGCCTCGAAGACCCCCGGCGCGGCGATCGTCCGCGAACCGACGCTGGTCGCCTTCCTGTGCGCGGTCTTCGAGCACCTGTGGGACGGCGCCACCCCGTTCAACCCCGACAGCCAGTCGACGTCCTCGGGGACCGACGATCTCCGCGCGTCGATCATCCGGCTGATGGCCAAGGGATACAAGGACGAGATGGTGGCGCGCCGGCTCGGCATGTCGGTACGCACCTGCCGCCGCCACATATCGGAGATCACCGAACAGCTCGAGGCCACCAGCCGGTTCCAGGCGGGGTTCAACGTCGCGCTGTCCGGGATGCTGGACCAGTTCGGCCTCAAGGAGTGA
- a CDS encoding metallophosphoesterase translates to MSQGKLLGISDLHVAHPENRKILEELRPDNPADWLIVAGDVGEVLEDVEWALELLSVRFAHVVWAPGNHDLWTPHGDAVQLRGEARYRHLVEVCRSLGVHSPEDPYPVWSGPGGPVVVAPLFLLYDYTFRTPTAATKEESLAQAYEAGIVCTDEFLLHPDPYPSRDAWCRARVAETARRLEACDPELRTVLVNHFPLVRDPTNILRYPEFAQWCGTELTADWHTRFRAAAVVYGHLHIPRTTWYDGVRFEEVSVGYPREWRTPGHPRNVPRQILPEPATAL, encoded by the coding sequence ATGTCTCAAGGGAAGTTGCTGGGCATCAGTGACCTGCATGTCGCGCATCCGGAGAACCGGAAGATCCTCGAGGAGCTGCGCCCGGACAACCCGGCGGACTGGCTGATCGTGGCGGGCGACGTGGGCGAGGTGCTCGAGGACGTCGAGTGGGCCCTGGAACTGCTGAGCGTGCGGTTCGCCCACGTCGTGTGGGCGCCGGGCAACCATGACCTGTGGACCCCGCACGGCGATGCCGTGCAGCTGCGCGGCGAGGCCCGCTACCGGCATCTGGTGGAGGTCTGCCGGTCGCTGGGCGTGCACAGTCCGGAGGACCCGTACCCGGTCTGGAGCGGCCCCGGCGGCCCGGTCGTCGTCGCGCCGCTGTTCCTGCTGTACGACTACACCTTCCGCACGCCCACCGCGGCCACGAAGGAGGAGTCGCTCGCGCAGGCCTACGAGGCCGGCATCGTCTGCACCGACGAGTTCCTGCTGCACCCCGATCCCTACCCGTCGCGGGACGCGTGGTGCCGGGCCCGGGTGGCGGAGACCGCGCGGCGGCTGGAAGCCTGCGATCCGGAACTGCGGACCGTCCTCGTCAACCACTTCCCCCTGGTGCGGGACCCGACGAATATCCTGCGTTATCCCGAATTCGCCCAATGGTGCGGAACTGAGCTGACGGCGGACTGGCACACCCGATTCCGGGCCGCCGCCGTCGTCTACGGGCATCTGCACATTCCCCGCACCACCTGGTACGACGGGGTGCGGTTCGAAGAGGTGTCGGTCGGCTACCCCCGTGAGTGGCGCACTCCCGGCCACCCCAGGAACGTGCCGCGGCAGATCCTTCCGGAGCCCGCCACGGCCCTCTGA